The following proteins are encoded in a genomic region of Methanoculleus bourgensis MS2:
- a CDS encoding ABC transporter substrate-binding protein, which produces MKQLTAIILTVALVAAFAFVAGCSGTDTEKVTHLRIGYQPSTHQVAHMTAMEKGWWQEDLAPLGVTQVTDYSFPTGPPEMNSMLAGNIEIAYVGSAPFISALATGLDAKIVAAVQTQGSDLVLRPEIPYESPQDLKGLTIGTFPPGSIQDTLLRDWLKENGLDPEKDVTIKPMGPGDATTAIIADQIDGVFLPHPAPAVIASKGAGRTVVASGEMAPDHACCVLVASGKLIREQPELVEQVVKTHIRATEYNLEHQDEAAAIYSKKTGQDLADVQKSFKEWDGTWTADPNLIVGSVEDYARIQYELGYINKHLTKDDIFDLSFYEKARA; this is translated from the coding sequence GCGTTTGTCGCCGGGTGCTCCGGCACCGACACCGAGAAGGTGACACACCTGCGCATCGGCTACCAGCCGAGCACTCACCAGGTCGCCCACATGACCGCGATGGAGAAGGGATGGTGGCAGGAGGACCTCGCACCCCTCGGCGTCACCCAGGTGACCGACTACTCCTTCCCCACCGGTCCGCCGGAGATGAACTCCATGCTCGCCGGGAACATCGAGATCGCCTACGTCGGTTCGGCGCCGTTCATATCCGCCCTGGCAACCGGCCTTGACGCAAAGATCGTCGCTGCCGTCCAGACACAGGGCTCAGACCTTGTGCTGCGGCCCGAGATCCCGTACGAGAGCCCGCAGGACCTCAAGGGCCTGACGATCGGCACCTTCCCGCCGGGATCCATCCAGGACACCCTCCTCCGGGACTGGCTCAAGGAGAACGGCCTTGACCCCGAGAAGGACGTCACCATAAAACCCATGGGACCCGGTGACGCCACGACCGCGATCATCGCCGACCAGATCGATGGCGTCTTCCTGCCGCACCCGGCACCGGCCGTCATCGCGAGCAAGGGGGCAGGGAGGACGGTCGTCGCCTCCGGCGAGATGGCCCCCGACCACGCCTGCTGTGTCCTCGTCGCGAGCGGCAAACTCATCAGGGAGCAGCCCGAGCTCGTCGAGCAGGTCGTGAAGACACACATCCGGGCAACGGAGTACAACCTCGAGCACCAGGACGAAGCGGCGGCGATATACTCGAAGAAGACCGGCCAGGATCTCGCGGACGTCCAGAAGTCCTTCAAGGAATGGGACGGCACCTGGACCGCGGACCCGAACCTCATCGTCGGCTCGGTCGAGGACTACGCCCGGATCCAGTACGAACTTGGGTATATCAACAAACACCTCACCAAAGACGACATCTTTGACCTCTCGTTCTACGAAAAAGCCCGGGCCTGA